A genome region from Populus alba chromosome 5, ASM523922v2, whole genome shotgun sequence includes the following:
- the LOC118061812 gene encoding 5-formyltetrahydrofolate cyclo-ligase-like protein COG0212 has product MDSTLTRIAAPFPLTHTLLFNHPHSSPSLICFFSRRTHSKRLFNSNCKLENSKRNAHDDNVVLDEKAYEAERLRLDAQARDSMAETSKREMETSSEDDPKAWKWVIRKRIWDLMEARNIAQNPRPVHHRIPNFVGASAAAKMLSGLEVFLDASCVKVNPDSPQKQVRFLTLSGGKKLLTPQPRLRTGFFSILESHMLSPSTINEACTSVGVAKNGRPIGLDEKIKVDLIVIGSVAVDPKTGARLGKGEGFAELEYGMLRYMGAIDDSTPVVTSVHDCQLVEDIPVEKLLIHDVPVDIICTPDQVIFTNTNIPKPQGIYWDKLSPEKLAQIRILRELKSRIERETGQKLPCGPSEKLPPTAQRRRK; this is encoded by the exons ATGGATTCAACTCTGACCCGAATAGCAGCTCCATTTCCGCTCACACACACACTCCTCTTTAACCACCCCCATTCTTCTCcatctttaatttgtttcttctCGAGGAGAACTCATAGCAAGAGATTGTTCAATTCAAATTGCAAGCTGGAAAATTCTAAGCGAAATGCCCACGACGATAACGTCGTTTTGGATGAAAAAGCTTACGAGGCCGAGAGGTTGAGACTTGATGCACAGGCAAGAGACTCAATGGCCGAGACTTCTAAAAGAGAGATGGAGACGAGTTCAGAGGATGACCCCAAAGCTTGGAAATGGGTCATCCGGAAGAGAATTTGGGATTTGATGGAGGCCCGAAATATTGCTCAGAACCCCAGACCTGTTCACCACCGGATCCCCAATTTCGTTGGCGCCTCAGCTGCTGCTAAAATG TTGAGTGGGTTGGAGGTGTTTCTCGACGCGAGTTGTGTGAAGGTAAATCCGGATTCACCACAAAAACAAGTCAGATTTCTCACTCTCTCTG GTGGAAAGAAACTGTTAACTCCTCAACCCCGTTTGAGAACTGGGTTTTTCTCTATACTTGAATCTCACATGTTAAGCCCTAGTACCATAAATGAGGCATGCACCTCTGTAGGTGTTGCCAAGAATGGAAGGCCTATTGGATTGGATGAGAAGATCAAGGTTGACCTAATTGTCATTGGTTCTGTCGCTGTTGACCCAAAAACAGGGGCTCGACTTGGCAAGGGAGAG GGATTTGCAGAACTTGAATATGGGATGCTGCGGTATATGGGAGCTATTGATGACTCAACACCAGTTGTGACCTCCG TGCATGACTGCCAATTGGTAGAAGATATTCCGGTTGAGAAATTGCTGATCCATGATGTTCCCGTTGACATCATATGCACTCCCGACCAAGTCATCTTCACCAACACTAATATTCCCAAGCCTCAAG GGATCTACTGGGACAAATTGTCTCCTGAGAAGCTTGCCCAAATTCGGATACTCAGAGAGCTCAAGAGCAGAATTGAAAGGGAGACCGGGCAGAAACTTCCTTGTGGTCCATCTGAGAAACTACCCCCTACAGCTCAGAGAAGACGAAAATGA
- the LOC118061811 gene encoding ribonucleoside-diphosphate reductase large subunit: MYVIKRDGRQEPVRFDKITARLKKLSYGLSNDHCDPVLVAQKVCAGVYRGVTTTQLDELAAETAASMTANHPDYALLAARISVSRLHKNTKKSFSETIKLMYNNFNKGSGQKAPLIADDVYEIIMKNAERLDSEILYDRDFEYDYFGFKTLERSYLLKVDGKIVERPQHLLMRVAVGIHKDDIESATKTYHLMSHSWFTHATPTLFNAGTAQPQLSSCFLLCMKDDSIEGIYDTLKECAVISKLAGGIGIAVHNIHATGSYIRGTNGTSNGIVPMLRVFNNTARYVDQGGGKRKGAFAIYLEPWHADIFEFLDLRKNHGKEEHRARDLFLALWIPDLFMERVRGDDKWSLFCPSEAPGLADCWGQEFEKLYTRYEREDKAKKIISARKLWFEILNSQIETGTPYMLFKDSCNRKSNQQNLGTIKSSNLCTEVIEFTSPTETAVCNLASIALPRFVMETGLPAESQSSKMFGSRESKNRYFDFEKLAEVTATITANLNKIIDVNYYPVETARTSNLRHRPIGIGVQGLADTFILLGMPFDSPEAKRLNKDIFETIYYHALRSSSELAAKDGPYETYCGSPVSKGILQMDMWGVTPSDMWDWDALREMISKSGVRNSLLTAPMPTASTSQILGNNECFEPYTSNIYSRRVLSGEFVVMNKHLLHDLTEMGLWSPVLKNKIINENGSVSKIPEIPEQLKAIYKTVWEIKQKTLVDMAADRGCYIDQSQSLNIHMEQPDLGKLTSLHFHAWSKGLKTGMYYLRTRAAADAIKFTVDTTVLNNENPNKAEDVVSSDMAQAACSLQNREECMACGS; encoded by the exons ATGTACGTGATCAAGCGAGATGGGCGGCAAGAACCGGTCCGTTTTGATAAGATAACTGCTCGATTGAAGAAATTGAGTTATGGGCTAAGTAACGATCACTGTGATCCAGTGCTTGTGGCACAGAAAGTCTGTGCAGGGGTTTATAGAGGTGTCACTACAACCCAGCTTGACGAGTTAGCTGCTGAGACCGCGGCTTCTATGACTGCTAATCACCCTGATTATGCTTTG TTGGCTGCAAGAATTTCTGTCTCGAGGCTGCAtaagaacacaaaaaaatccTTCTCAGAGAC GATCAAATTAATGTATAATAACTTCAATAAGGGGTCTGGGCAGAAGGCTCCTCTCATTGCAGATGATGTCTATGAAATAATCATGAAG AATGCTGAACGGCTGGACAGTGAGATCCTCTATGACAGGGATTTTGAATATGATTATTTTGGCTTCAAAACTCTTGAGAGGTCCTACCTTTTGAAGGTTGATGGAAAGATTGTAGAAAGACCACAGCACCTACTGATGAGAGTTGCTGTTGGTATCCACAAAGATGACATTGAATCTGCCACCAAAACTTATCACTTAATGTCTCACAGTTGGTTCACTCATGCTACTCCTACCCTTTTCAATGCAGGGACTGCCCAGCCTCAA TTGAGCAGCTGCTTTCTCCTGTGCATGAAAGATGACAGCATTGAAGGCATATATGATACTCTGAAGGAGTGTGCTGTTATTAGCAAATTAGCTGGAGGAATTGGTATTGCTGTTCATAATATCCACGCCACAGGCAGTTACATTCGGGGGACAAATGGTACTTCCAATGGTATAGTTCCCATGCTTCGAGTGTTCAACAACACAGCACGCTATGTTGATCAAGGAGGAGGGAAGAGGAAAG gtGCTTTCGCTATATATCTGGAGCCATGGCATGCCGATATCTTTGAGTTTCTAGATCTCAGAAAAAACCACGGAAAG GAAGAACATCGAGCTCGAGACCTATTCCTTGCTCTTTGGATTCCTGATCTCTTCATGGAAAGAGTTCGGGGTGATGACAAATGGTCTTTGTTTTGCCCTAGTGAGGCTCCAGGTTTGGCTGATTGTTGGGGACAAGAATTTGAAAAACTGTATACTCGGTATGAAAGAGAG GATAAggcaaagaaaattatttcaGCTAGGAAACTCTGGTTTGAGATTTTAAACTCCCAAATTGAAACAGGAACGCCTTACATGCTCTTCAAG GATTCTTGCAACCGGAAAAGCAACCAGCAGAATCTGGGCACTATCAAGTCTTCAAACCTCTGTACTGAAGTTATTGAGTTCACAAGTCCAACAGAAACAGCAGTTTGCAATCTGGCATCCATTGCTCTTCCACGATTTGTCATGGAAACG GGGTTACCTGCTGAATCACAGTCTTCCAAGATGTTTGGAAGTAGAGAATCAAAGAACAGAtactttgattttgaaaaactagCAGAG GTTACAGCGACGATCACTGCAAATCTTAATAAAATCATAGATGTTAATTACTATCCCGTTGAAACTGCAAGGACGTCAAATTTAAGACACAGACCAATTGGTATTGGTGTTCAAGGTCTTGCTGATACCTTCATTTTGCTTGGCATGCCATTTGATTCACCAGAG GCAAAAAGGCTAAACAAAGACATATTTGAAACCATATACTATCATGCTCTGAGATCTTCTTCTGAGCTGGCTGCTAAAGATGGCCCTTATGAAACATATTGTGGAAGCCCTGTGAGCAAG ggGATTTTGCAGATGGACATGTGGGGTGTGACACCATCAGATATGTGGGATTGGGATGCTCTTAGGGAAATGATCTCCAAAAGTGGTGTAAGAAATTCCCTTCTCACAGCCCCTATGCCCACTGCTTCAACAAGTCAGATACTTGGCAACAATGAATGTTTTGAGCCTTATACGTCCAATATCTATAGCCGCAGAGTTTTAAG CGGTGAATTTGTTGTGATGAACAAACACCTCCTTCATGATTTAACGGAGATGGGTCTCTGGTCACCTGTtcttaaaaacaagataataaatgaaaatggcTCGGTTTCAAAAATCCCTGAGATTCCCGAGCAGCTAAAAGCTATCTACAA GACGGTGTGGGAAATCAAGCAAAAGACATTGGTTGACATGGCTGCTGATCGTGGATGCTACATAGACCAAAGTCAGAGTCTGAATATTCACATGGAGCAACCTGATCTTGGGAAACTAACTTCCCTGCATTTCCATGCTTGGTCAAAG GGCCTGAAAACAGGCATGTACTACCTGAGAACACGTGCTGCTGCAGATGCTATCAAATTCACTGTTGACACAACTGTTCTCAACAAT GAAAATCCTAACAAGGCAGAGGATGTTGTTAGTTCTGACATGGCGCAGGCAGCATGCTCATTGCAGAACCGGGAAGAGTGCATGGCTTGTGGAAGTTAG